One genomic region from Candidatus Palauibacter polyketidifaciens encodes:
- a CDS encoding MBL fold metallo-hydrolase, giving the protein MAGINGGGKIEILTFTGGPFAQNTLLVVCEDGRTGLLVDPGAATPEALAEARARDLDIAALLVTHAHVDHIDGLKEAKAETQAPIYLHPLDRPLYDNVANQALVFGVSCVEPPPPDIDLVPGTNIAFGGSEFEVLFAPGHAPGHVMFVSTSHPVAIVGDVIFRGSIGRTDLPNGNYGVLMESIRSQVLTLPPETRLYPGHGPETTVGLERDTNPFVLQLHGGRWV; this is encoded by the coding sequence ATGGCGGGTATAAATGGAGGGGGCAAGATCGAGATTCTGACGTTCACAGGTGGACCGTTCGCGCAGAACACGCTGCTCGTGGTCTGCGAGGACGGCCGCACCGGGCTTCTGGTCGATCCCGGTGCCGCGACGCCCGAGGCGCTGGCCGAGGCGCGCGCCCGCGATCTGGACATCGCGGCCCTCCTCGTCACGCATGCGCACGTGGACCATATCGACGGTCTCAAGGAGGCGAAGGCCGAGACGCAGGCGCCCATCTACCTGCATCCCCTTGATCGGCCCCTCTACGACAACGTGGCCAACCAGGCGCTCGTCTTCGGCGTGTCCTGCGTGGAGCCGCCTCCGCCCGACATCGACCTGGTCCCCGGCACGAACATCGCCTTCGGCGGTTCGGAATTCGAAGTCCTGTTCGCACCCGGCCACGCGCCGGGGCACGTCATGTTCGTCTCCACGTCACACCCGGTGGCGATCGTGGGGGACGTGATCTTCCGCGGGTCGATCGGACGGACGGATCTCCCGAACGGGAACTACGGCGTGCTCATGGAGTCCATCCGGTCGCAGGTGCTGACGCTGCCGCCCGAGACGCGCCTCTACCCCGGCCACGGCCCCGAGACCACCGTGGGGCTGGAGCGCGACACCAACCCCTTCGTCCTCCAACTCCACGGCGGCCGCTGGGTCTGA
- a CDS encoding MATE family efflux transporter gives MNLAPRRADLARMMRLALPIVTVQVGIMMMGVVDTLMVGRLSATDLAAVGLGNIYFFQIAVFGMGVLMSLDPIVAQGVGAGDHEAAARGIQRALVLTLLLTAITSLLFLPAARIFALLRQPAEVVPVAGGYALGSILGMLPFYAFVVLRQSLQAMHRVAPIVWTIAGANLLNAVLNWVLIYGNLGVPQLGAVGSAWGSSLARWCMAVALLWLSWPAMRPYLGRFRREALDRRALARMVRLGTPIGFQQQLEFGAFAVIGVMMGWLGTEAMAGHQIALNLAALTFMVPFGIAAASAVRVGHAVGQEDMDGARRAAAAGIQLSSVFMLATAGAFLAFPRFWASLYSHDLAVIAIAASLIPIAGVFQVADGLQTVAAGVLRGAGDTFTPFLVNALGFWLLGVPVSYFLAFRADWGPRGLWWGLAAGLAAVAVLLFARLRQALRRDVRRVAIDTP, from the coding sequence ATGAACCTCGCACCCCGCCGCGCGGACCTGGCGCGCATGATGCGGCTGGCCCTCCCGATCGTGACCGTCCAGGTCGGCATCATGATGATGGGCGTCGTGGACACGCTCATGGTCGGCCGCCTGTCGGCGACCGATCTGGCCGCCGTCGGCCTGGGCAACATCTACTTTTTCCAGATCGCCGTGTTCGGGATGGGCGTGCTCATGTCCCTCGATCCCATCGTCGCGCAGGGCGTCGGGGCGGGAGACCATGAAGCCGCCGCCCGGGGGATACAGCGGGCGCTCGTCCTCACCCTTCTCCTGACGGCGATCACGTCCCTGCTCTTCTTGCCCGCCGCACGCATCTTCGCCCTCCTGCGGCAGCCCGCCGAGGTCGTGCCGGTGGCCGGGGGCTACGCACTGGGATCGATCCTCGGGATGCTCCCCTTCTACGCGTTCGTCGTACTCCGGCAGAGCCTGCAGGCGATGCATCGGGTGGCGCCGATCGTCTGGACGATCGCGGGCGCGAACCTCCTGAACGCCGTCCTCAACTGGGTGCTGATCTACGGCAATCTCGGGGTTCCGCAGTTGGGGGCCGTGGGCTCGGCGTGGGGATCGAGCCTGGCGCGCTGGTGCATGGCGGTCGCGCTCCTCTGGCTGTCCTGGCCCGCCATGCGTCCCTACCTGGGCCGCTTCCGGCGCGAGGCGCTCGACCGGCGAGCGCTCGCGCGCATGGTGCGGCTCGGCACCCCGATCGGCTTTCAGCAGCAGCTCGAGTTCGGAGCGTTCGCCGTGATCGGGGTCATGATGGGCTGGCTGGGCACCGAGGCGATGGCGGGGCACCAGATCGCGCTCAACCTCGCCGCGCTCACCTTCATGGTGCCGTTCGGGATCGCGGCCGCCTCCGCCGTGCGCGTCGGCCACGCCGTTGGACAGGAGGACATGGATGGGGCGCGCCGGGCCGCCGCCGCGGGGATCCAGCTCAGCAGCGTCTTCATGCTCGCGACCGCGGGCGCGTTTCTCGCCTTCCCGCGCTTCTGGGCCAGCCTCTACTCGCACGACCTCGCCGTCATCGCGATCGCCGCGTCCCTGATCCCGATCGCCGGCGTCTTCCAGGTCGCCGATGGCCTCCAGACCGTCGCGGCCGGCGTGCTGCGCGGCGCCGGAGACACCTTCACGCCCTTCCTCGTCAACGCCCTCGGCTTCTGGCTGCTCGGCGTGCCGGTGAGCTACTTCCTGGCCTTCCGCGCCGACTGGGGCCCGCGCGGCCTGTGGTGGGGCCTGGCCGCCGGACTCGCCGCGGTGGCCGTCCTCCTCTTCGCCCGCCTGCGCCAGGCCCTCCGCCGAGACGTGCGCCGAGTGGCCATCGACACCCCCTAA
- a CDS encoding GLPGLI family protein — protein sequence MSTRRSTRRRLQQRFQSSRWAAFPLALAGFAPAALGGQAAPAGSVDYVRSVQFDFEVPERMAAFRDRLAAQNTASMVLRFDGARSIMMPDPDAEAAAPRGGARDSDRMDRRALGMALRLRMGSASRSDQEDVVQAYVDFGSGAITETREFMGRTFLISGDRPAFAWKLGTEQREFLGYMVQQATAVHDGSEIEAWFTPQIPVQAGPGQYGGLPGLILVLTVDGGDLLYSATEVNLDGPGDVAITPPTDGEMVTREEYEALVAEKLEEIRATRGAGNRRRPFDGGLR from the coding sequence ATGAGTACACGACGAAGTACAAGACGACGGCTGCAGCAACGGTTCCAGTCCTCTCGTTGGGCGGCCTTCCCGCTGGCCCTTGCGGGCTTCGCGCCGGCGGCGCTCGGCGGGCAGGCGGCACCGGCGGGGAGTGTTGACTACGTGCGTTCGGTGCAGTTCGACTTCGAGGTGCCGGAGCGCATGGCGGCGTTTCGCGACCGCCTCGCGGCGCAGAACACGGCCTCCATGGTCCTCCGCTTCGACGGCGCCCGGTCCATCATGATGCCGGACCCCGATGCGGAAGCGGCGGCCCCCCGCGGCGGCGCCCGCGACTCGGATCGGATGGATCGCCGCGCCCTCGGGATGGCGCTGCGGCTCAGAATGGGATCGGCCTCCCGCAGCGACCAGGAGGACGTGGTTCAGGCCTATGTCGACTTCGGGAGCGGCGCGATCACGGAGACCCGCGAGTTCATGGGGCGCACGTTCCTGATCTCCGGAGACCGGCCCGCGTTTGCGTGGAAGCTCGGGACCGAACAGCGCGAGTTCCTCGGTTACATGGTCCAGCAGGCGACGGCGGTCCATGACGGATCGGAGATCGAAGCCTGGTTCACGCCCCAGATCCCGGTGCAGGCGGGCCCCGGCCAGTACGGCGGGCTTCCCGGCCTCATCCTCGTGCTCACGGTCGACGGTGGAGACCTCCTCTACTCGGCGACCGAGGTGAACCTCGACGGCCCTGGCGACGTCGCGATCACCCCGCCGACCGACGGGGAAATGGTCACGCGCGAGGAGTACGAAGCCCTCGTGGCGGAAAAGCTCGAGGAAATCCGGGCCACGCGGGGGGCCGGCAACCGGCGCCGCCCGTTCGACGGGGGGCTCCGATGA
- a CDS encoding TonB-dependent receptor: MGSTQAFRSRPARILTLLAVGLVFVALSPSPIEAQAEYTVSGVIADAEGAGLNGAMVVALAKPDSVLTRFTTSSGDGVFALGDLGPGEYILQITLLGYGTVRQDFSLTGEDVNVGTINLEVMAVEVDPLVVTLDHVPFLNRRDTLGYNALAFRTRPNATVEDLLRQLPGIEVETDGSITAQGEEVENVLVDGREFFGGDPTMATQNLPAEAVDRVEVYDKESDMAEFTGIADGEEERTINLELKEEARSGYFGRTSGGLGADMENASVTPGFGEDVAARLQRGRESGRVAGGIPYAGALSINRFSPTTQLALVGSANNVNQAGFGWGDAMSFGGRDFGRGGGGDDGLTETRMLAFNVNHDFGGNDDNWIRTSYRLSTLDNFQNETRRQEQLLGMSASSLVDRATRTDTENSSHRVNLNSQLTLSEGHELRLRGNLNARSSLLDRADFQDTRSGTGQFLTAAATNYDVDGEDLGGDARLTWRKRLDDSGRSLFAEARVNLSDSDRLTNLASSIEGNVENPRAQAGDVLQEQTNLGQTLTHSVRLSMTQPMPWESMLEVYGERSATAEDENQSVFDIGPDGRMVNPLLTSGFERTYSYLRGGFRFNRTSEAGRLVLGLRLQGSDLEGTILGRSEEIANGYMHVLPNAEFRMQVDDQRTLQFRYSTSTREPRMTDLQPFVDNRDPLRIRVGNPDLQPEYTHRLRTEYRFFDTFSFVNLFTHANVSFTTNDIAQSRTVTQRGLQTLSPVNLGSSWSANGGASFGRPLRWMGGQVDLNYDLRYSSSNELVNDLENRSRSLAHTFGIELENRAKEDYDVRGGAKLTLSDVSYSLNEELNEDYLTSTLYAIADLHMGPWTLGTEFQWRLYDQDLFGPGRNVALWEASLRRLILNDQAEIRLVAFDILGQNQGVTYTNSPGFIEESRVESLTQYVMLNFTWYLGNRSLSGGGRGGRDGGRFRR, encoded by the coding sequence ATGGGTTCGACCCAAGCGTTCCGGTCGCGGCCGGCGCGGATTCTGACGCTGCTGGCGGTGGGGCTCGTGTTCGTTGCCCTTTCCCCCTCTCCCATCGAGGCCCAGGCCGAGTACACGGTGAGCGGCGTGATCGCCGACGCGGAAGGCGCGGGTCTCAACGGCGCCATGGTCGTGGCGCTGGCGAAGCCCGACTCCGTGCTGACCCGCTTCACGACCTCCAGCGGCGACGGCGTCTTCGCCCTCGGCGATCTCGGGCCGGGCGAGTACATCCTGCAGATCACCCTGCTCGGATACGGCACGGTACGGCAGGACTTCTCCCTCACCGGCGAAGACGTGAACGTCGGCACGATCAACCTCGAGGTAATGGCGGTGGAGGTGGACCCGCTCGTCGTCACGCTCGACCACGTCCCCTTCCTGAACCGGCGGGACACCCTCGGCTACAACGCGCTCGCCTTCCGGACCCGGCCCAACGCGACGGTGGAGGACCTTCTGCGCCAGCTTCCGGGGATCGAGGTCGAGACCGACGGATCGATCACGGCGCAGGGCGAGGAGGTCGAGAACGTCCTCGTCGACGGCAGGGAGTTCTTCGGGGGCGACCCCACGATGGCGACCCAGAACCTGCCCGCCGAAGCCGTGGACCGTGTGGAGGTCTACGACAAGGAATCGGACATGGCCGAGTTCACGGGGATCGCCGACGGCGAGGAAGAGCGGACGATCAACCTGGAACTCAAGGAAGAGGCGCGGTCGGGCTATTTCGGCCGGACGTCCGGCGGACTCGGCGCAGACATGGAGAACGCATCCGTGACTCCCGGATTCGGCGAGGACGTGGCCGCGCGGCTACAGCGTGGGCGCGAGTCCGGGAGGGTGGCCGGCGGGATTCCATACGCGGGAGCGTTGTCGATCAACCGTTTCTCCCCCACCACGCAACTCGCCCTCGTCGGAAGCGCGAACAACGTGAACCAGGCGGGGTTCGGGTGGGGCGACGCGATGTCGTTCGGCGGACGGGATTTCGGACGCGGCGGCGGGGGCGACGACGGGCTCACCGAGACCCGCATGCTGGCGTTCAACGTCAACCACGACTTCGGAGGCAACGACGACAACTGGATCCGGACGAGCTATCGCCTCAGCACGCTCGACAACTTCCAGAACGAGACGCGGAGGCAGGAGCAACTCCTCGGTATGAGCGCCTCGTCCCTCGTCGATCGCGCCACCCGCACGGACACCGAAAACTCGAGCCACAGGGTCAACCTGAACTCCCAGCTCACCCTCTCCGAGGGCCACGAACTGCGGCTCCGCGGGAATCTGAACGCGCGCAGCTCCCTCCTCGACCGCGCGGACTTCCAGGACACGCGCTCGGGCACCGGGCAGTTCCTCACGGCCGCGGCGACGAACTACGACGTGGACGGCGAGGATCTGGGCGGCGATGCCCGGCTCACGTGGCGCAAGCGACTCGACGACAGCGGGCGGAGTCTCTTCGCGGAGGCCCGGGTGAACCTCAGCGATTCCGACCGCCTCACGAACCTCGCGTCGTCGATCGAGGGCAACGTGGAGAACCCGCGCGCCCAGGCCGGCGACGTGCTCCAGGAGCAGACGAACCTCGGGCAGACGCTGACGCACTCGGTCCGCCTGTCGATGACGCAGCCGATGCCCTGGGAGTCGATGCTCGAGGTCTACGGCGAGCGGAGCGCGACCGCCGAGGACGAGAACCAGTCGGTGTTCGACATCGGGCCTGATGGACGGATGGTGAACCCGCTCCTCACCTCCGGGTTCGAGCGGACGTACAGCTACCTGCGCGGGGGCTTTCGCTTCAACCGCACGAGCGAGGCCGGACGGCTCGTGCTCGGACTGCGCCTGCAGGGTTCGGACCTGGAGGGGACGATCCTCGGTCGGAGCGAGGAGATCGCCAACGGATACATGCACGTGCTGCCCAACGCCGAGTTCCGGATGCAGGTCGACGACCAGCGCACGCTTCAGTTCCGCTACTCGACGTCCACGCGCGAACCGCGCATGACGGATCTTCAGCCCTTCGTCGACAATCGCGACCCGCTGCGCATCCGGGTGGGGAATCCCGATCTGCAGCCCGAATACACGCACCGGCTGCGGACGGAATACCGGTTCTTCGACACGTTCAGTTTCGTCAATCTGTTCACGCACGCGAACGTCAGCTTCACGACGAACGACATCGCCCAGTCCCGAACGGTGACGCAGCGGGGGCTCCAGACCCTCTCGCCCGTGAACCTCGGGAGTTCGTGGTCGGCGAACGGCGGGGCGAGCTTCGGGAGGCCGCTGCGCTGGATGGGCGGCCAGGTGGACCTGAACTACGACCTCCGCTACTCCAGTTCGAACGAGCTCGTCAACGACCTCGAGAACCGGAGCCGGTCGCTGGCGCACACGTTCGGGATCGAGCTCGAGAACCGCGCCAAGGAGGACTACGACGTGCGCGGGGGCGCCAAGCTGACGCTGAGCGACGTCAGCTACTCCCTGAACGAGGAGTTGAACGAGGACTACCTCACCTCCACGCTGTACGCGATCGCCGACCTTCACATGGGGCCGTGGACGCTGGGCACGGAGTTCCAGTGGCGGCTCTACGACCAGGACCTGTTCGGCCCGGGTCGGAACGTCGCGCTGTGGGAAGCTTCCCTCCGGCGCCTCATCCTGAACGACCAGGCCGAGATCCGACTGGTGGCGTTCGACATTCTGGGCCAGAATCAGGGCGTGACGTACACGAATTCGCCCGGCTTCATCGAGGAGAGCCGGGTCGAGTCGCTCACGCAGTACGTGATGCTGAACTTCACCTGGTATCTCGGGAACCGCTCGTTGTCCGGCGGCGGCCGGGGCGGACGCGACGGAGGCCGGTTCCGGAGGTAG
- a CDS encoding heparan-alpha-glucosaminide N-acetyltransferase domain-containing protein: MTEPTGGRVVSLDAFRGLTIASMILVNNPGSWSYVYAPLAHAEWHGWTPTDLIFPYFLFIVGVAIPFSFSRRLAEGAGRGRLYRHVVRRSLILIGLGLAMRAIPDFDLFDMRLYGVLQRIGLVYCAAAALYLWGSARVRWIAVGVLLLGYWALVAGDLSPDGNLGARIDRFLMGDRLWQGTWDPEGLLSTLPAIGTSLLGIFCGEWLRSDRSGIKLSRGMWIAGAWLVVLGLAWDTVFPINKNLWSSSYVLFTAGTALLLFGAMYWLIDVKRLRGGWVTPFVIYGMNSIAVFVASGMFAKTLARIQVGDDGGGPLSAWLYENAFRSWAGDYGGSLAMALAQVTFWLGVMWLLHRRRIYIRI, translated from the coding sequence ATGACCGAACCGACGGGGGGCCGGGTCGTATCGCTGGACGCGTTCCGGGGCCTGACGATCGCCTCGATGATCCTCGTCAACAATCCCGGCAGCTGGAGCTACGTCTACGCGCCCCTGGCCCACGCGGAATGGCACGGCTGGACGCCGACCGACCTCATCTTCCCCTACTTCCTCTTCATCGTCGGCGTCGCGATCCCCTTCTCCTTCTCGCGTCGTCTCGCCGAGGGCGCCGGACGGGGACGGCTGTACCGGCACGTGGTGCGGCGCTCGCTCATCCTCATCGGGCTCGGACTCGCGATGCGGGCGATTCCCGACTTCGACCTGTTCGACATGCGCCTGTACGGCGTGCTGCAGCGGATCGGACTCGTCTACTGCGCGGCGGCGGCGCTCTACCTGTGGGGGTCCGCGCGCGTGCGGTGGATCGCGGTGGGAGTGCTCCTCCTCGGGTACTGGGCGCTCGTCGCGGGGGACCTGTCTCCGGACGGGAACCTCGGGGCCCGGATCGACCGGTTCCTCATGGGCGACCGGCTGTGGCAGGGGACGTGGGATCCGGAGGGTCTCCTCTCGACGCTGCCGGCCATCGGGACCTCGCTGCTGGGGATCTTCTGCGGCGAATGGCTGCGGTCGGACCGCTCCGGAATCAAGCTGTCGCGGGGAATGTGGATCGCCGGCGCCTGGCTCGTCGTGCTGGGGCTCGCGTGGGACACGGTATTCCCGATCAACAAGAACCTGTGGTCGAGTTCCTACGTCCTCTTCACGGCGGGAACGGCGCTGCTCCTGTTCGGCGCCATGTACTGGCTGATCGACGTGAAGCGGCTGCGTGGTGGATGGGTGACGCCGTTCGTCATCTACGGCATGAACTCGATCGCGGTCTTCGTCGCCTCCGGCATGTTCGCCAAGACGCTCGCCCGGATCCAAGTCGGGGACGACGGGGGGGGTCCGCTGAGCGCGTGGCTTTACGAGAACGCGTTCCGGTCATGGGCCGGCGACTACGGCGGCTCGCTCGCGATGGCACTGGCCCAGGTCACCTTCTGGCTGGGCGTCATGTGGCTCCTCCACCGCCGCCGCATCTATATCAGGATCTGA
- a CDS encoding molybdopterin cofactor-binding domain-containing protein: MKRPAELSARLDDALARWDGGTSRRDFLKTSGLFVLGFSSVGFSGGRGTGVAGLGRNGSGDPGEANPYPDPDFLQLDSWLVVHEDGTATFYVGKTDGGQGTGTAMRQMMCDELDLAYDRATLVMGRTDMTVDQGGSGGSDAIERDALPARRVAAEARRVLLELASERFEVPANELTVSEGVISVASDPARTATYGELIGGRRFDVALTGRNVNETTGLASVKPVEELRIVGQSLPRYDIPAKVEGSLEWAVDVKLPGMVHARNVRPPFAGARLVSIDESSVRDVPGFIRVFREGNYVAVVCEREEQAIQAAEGLALEWEKPETAPFPSSEDLFDYMRGATPVGAGTGGSPRPRAEGAPDAALAGAATIVEAGYDIPFQGHTAIGPAHALADPSDGQMTVYTNDMKPYSHRTGIAEFLGMPPERVRVIWMEGPQLYGRTAADDAGFEAAYLAREVGRPVRMQWMRHEETAWDTKGPAFAIDLRGGLDEAGNVVALDYHARIANYAHVGYNQADTVLIAQLMGIRPDRPSPGGGRGPDEMYHIPNRREETRAVRFPLAFETPLRTGNLRDPNGPQTTFAGESFIDEMAAAANADPVEFRLRLLSGTTEDDATFRRARSIAVVEAAAEAYGWEPRPSPRAPGGGRILTGRGISYAYRVQTTVATIAEVEVDRESGRVWVKRMVCAHDCGLVINPDGLENTIQGNLLHGISRTLYEEVQFDGERVTSVDWRTHPTITHRDAPERIDVVIVNGDPNPDRPDLPHYGAGEPSHRTVPAAVANAIFDATGVRLRRIPLRPERVLEELAAAGI, encoded by the coding sequence GTGAAGCGCCCGGCGGAGTTGTCCGCGAGGCTCGACGACGCGCTCGCGCGGTGGGACGGGGGCACCTCCCGCCGCGACTTCCTGAAGACCTCGGGGCTCTTCGTCCTCGGCTTCAGCAGCGTGGGTTTCAGCGGCGGGCGCGGCACCGGTGTGGCGGGGCTCGGCCGGAACGGCTCCGGCGACCCCGGCGAGGCGAACCCGTATCCGGACCCGGACTTCCTCCAGCTCGACTCGTGGCTCGTCGTGCACGAGGACGGCACGGCGACCTTCTACGTCGGCAAGACGGACGGCGGGCAGGGGACCGGGACCGCCATGCGCCAGATGATGTGCGACGAACTCGACCTCGCCTACGACCGGGCCACGCTCGTCATGGGCCGCACCGACATGACGGTCGACCAGGGCGGATCGGGCGGTTCCGATGCCATCGAACGTGACGCGCTGCCGGCGCGGCGGGTCGCTGCCGAAGCGCGGCGGGTCCTGCTGGAGCTGGCCTCGGAGCGTTTTGAGGTCCCCGCCAACGAACTCACCGTCAGCGAAGGCGTCATCTCCGTGGCCTCGGATCCGGCGCGAACGGCCACGTACGGAGAACTGATCGGCGGACGGCGCTTCGACGTCGCCCTCACCGGACGGAACGTCAACGAGACCACCGGCCTCGCGTCCGTGAAGCCGGTCGAGGAGCTGAGGATCGTCGGGCAGTCCCTACCGCGTTACGACATCCCCGCGAAGGTCGAGGGATCGCTCGAGTGGGCCGTTGACGTCAAGCTCCCCGGCATGGTCCACGCGCGGAACGTGCGGCCGCCCTTCGCCGGCGCGCGGCTCGTCTCCATCGACGAATCCTCCGTCCGCGACGTCCCCGGCTTCATCCGCGTCTTCCGCGAGGGCAACTACGTCGCGGTCGTCTGCGAGCGGGAGGAACAGGCGATCCAGGCGGCGGAGGGCCTCGCGCTCGAGTGGGAGAAGCCGGAAACGGCCCCCTTCCCGTCCTCCGAAGACCTCTTCGACTACATGCGCGGCGCGACTCCCGTGGGCGCGGGCACCGGTGGATCTCCCCGTCCCCGCGCGGAAGGCGCCCCCGACGCGGCGCTGGCGGGCGCGGCCACGATCGTCGAGGCCGGTTACGACATCCCGTTCCAGGGGCACACGGCGATCGGCCCCGCCCACGCGCTGGCCGATCCCTCCGATGGGCAGATGACGGTCTACACGAACGACATGAAGCCCTACAGCCACCGCACCGGCATCGCCGAGTTTCTCGGCATGCCGCCGGAGCGGGTGCGTGTGATCTGGATGGAGGGTCCGCAGCTCTACGGGCGCACGGCGGCGGACGACGCCGGTTTCGAGGCGGCGTACCTGGCACGCGAGGTGGGCCGCCCCGTTCGCATGCAGTGGATGCGGCACGAGGAGACGGCGTGGGATACGAAGGGTCCCGCCTTCGCCATCGACCTGCGCGGAGGCCTCGACGAGGCCGGAAACGTGGTCGCGCTGGACTATCATGCGCGCATCGCCAACTACGCCCACGTCGGCTACAACCAGGCCGACACCGTGCTCATCGCCCAGCTCATGGGAATCCGACCCGACCGGCCGTCCCCCGGCGGCGGCCGAGGCCCGGACGAGATGTACCACATCCCGAACCGTCGCGAGGAGACGCGGGCGGTCCGCTTCCCGCTCGCCTTCGAGACGCCGCTCCGCACGGGAAACCTTCGCGACCCCAACGGCCCGCAGACGACCTTCGCCGGGGAGTCGTTCATCGACGAGATGGCCGCGGCCGCGAACGCGGACCCGGTCGAGTTCCGCCTCCGCCTCCTGAGCGGGACGACGGAGGACGACGCGACCTTCCGCCGGGCCCGCTCCATCGCCGTCGTCGAGGCGGCGGCCGAAGCGTACGGCTGGGAGCCGAGGCCCTCACCCCGTGCGCCGGGTGGCGGACGCATTCTCACCGGGCGCGGGATCTCCTACGCGTACCGCGTCCAGACGACGGTCGCCACGATCGCGGAGGTGGAGGTCGACAGGGAGAGCGGCCGCGTCTGGGTGAAGCGCATGGTCTGCGCGCACGACTGCGGCCTCGTGATCAACCCGGACGGCCTCGAGAACACGATCCAGGGGAACCTCCTGCACGGGATCAGCCGGACCCTGTACGAGGAAGTGCAGTTCGACGGCGAGAGGGTCACGAGCGTCGACTGGCGCACGCACCCGACGATCACGCACCGGGACGCGCCCGAGCGGATTGACGTCGTGATCGTGAACGGCGATCCGAACCCCGACCGACCGGACCTGCCGCACTACGGGGCCGGCGAGCCCTCGCACCGCACGGTTCCGGCGGCCGTCGCAAACGCAATCTTCGACGCGACCGGCGTGCGCCTGCGCCGCATCCCCCTGCGCCCCGAGCGCGTCCTCGAGGAACTCGCGGCGGCAGGGATATAG
- a CDS encoding 2Fe-2S iron-sulfur cluster-binding protein gives MSEVTLRVNGETHSLDVEPSTPLLYVLRNDLGLRGPRFGCGLGQCGTCTVLMDGRAIRSCMRPVSRAEGEITTLEGLSTAGALDPVQQAWIDEQVPQCGYCQNGQILTAKALLDRNPDPSDEEIRQGMNGALCRCMTYYRIQSAVKRAAEAMANGAGGANGVNGANGADAAGGEVDR, from the coding sequence ATGAGCGAAGTCACGCTGAGGGTCAACGGAGAGACCCACTCGCTGGACGTGGAACCCTCGACCCCGCTGCTCTACGTCCTCCGGAACGATCTCGGACTCCGCGGGCCCAGGTTCGGCTGCGGCCTCGGCCAGTGCGGGACGTGTACGGTGCTCATGGACGGCCGTGCGATCCGCTCGTGCATGCGGCCGGTGTCCCGCGCCGAGGGCGAGATCACCACGCTCGAAGGGCTGTCGACGGCCGGCGCACTGGATCCCGTCCAGCAGGCATGGATCGACGAGCAGGTGCCGCAGTGCGGTTACTGCCAGAACGGCCAGATCCTCACCGCCAAGGCGCTCCTCGACCGCAACCCGGACCCCAGCGACGAGGAGATCCGGCAGGGGATGAACGGCGCCCTCTGCCGCTGCATGACGTACTACCGCATCCAGTCCGCCGTGAAGCGCGCCGCGGAGGCGATGGCGAACGGAGCCGGCGGCGCCAACGGGGTCAACGGCGCCAACGGCGCTGACGCGGCCGGTGGGGAGGTGGACCGGTGA